TAACAAAATAACCCCACCGCTGTCCTATGCGGTGGGGCTGTTTTGGTTTAGAATTTTATAAAGCCTAAGCCATTTAGTAGTACCACGATAATGGCTACCGGAGCGACAAAACGTACCACTACTAAATAGAATCTGACAAAGCCGCCATTATTAAGGCTGCCGCCATTGGAAAGTTCATCAGCCACCTCATATTTGCTCATTCTCCAAGCAACAAACAGAGCAATGATTAATCCGGTAATGGGCATCATAATATTGTCGGTGATGTAACCATAAAAATCAAACATTGTCAGGCCAAAAACCTTGAAGTTGGCCAGTAAATTATTGGACAGGGTAGCTGTACTGCCCACCAGAGCCATCAACAGACCTATTATCACCGTAGCAACTTTTCTGGAGCAACCCACTTCCTCGGTTAGGTAAGCTACCGGCACATTATAAAGGGAAATCATAGCACCGGTGGCAGCAACGGAGGCCAGAATGAAAAAGATGGTTAAGAAAAAGCTGCCCATGGGCATAGAACTAAACACCATTGGTATGGTCATAAATAACAGTTTAGGTCCTTGGGCAGGGCTAAAGCCAAAGGCAAACACCGCAGGAAAAATAGCCAGACCGGCCAGTAGTGAGACACAAATATCTGCCAACATAACCTTCACAGCGGTACCAAATAAGCTCTCATTTTTGCCAATGTAACTACCGTAGGTAGTCATAACCCCCATACCAACGGATAGTTTAAAGAAGGCTAATCCCATGGCAGCCAAAATTGTCGCACTGGTTATTTTAGAAAAGTCCGGCTTCATCAGGAAGGCAATACCTTCACTGGCCCCTGGTAGGGTTACGGCTCGGATTACACAAATAATGAGCAATAGAAACAAGATGGGTAACAGGGTTTTGGTCATCCGTTCAATGCCATTTTTTACGCCGGCCAAGATAATCGCACCGGTTACTATGATGACTAACCACTGCCAAAAAAGTGGCGACCAGGTGCCAGTAATAAAGCTATTAAAGACTTGTTCTGAAACCTTAGGATCGGTGGTAAGCAAACCGCCACCCATAGATTTAAAAATGTAGGCAAAAACCCAGCCAGCAACTGATGTGTAATAACTCATAATTAGAAAAGCCACTAACACACCGGAAATACCGGTTAAAAACCAAGGTGTACCAGGAGCTAGTTTTTTAAAAGCACCCACCGAGGCGGCATTACTGCGACGACCCATAATAAACTCGGAAATCATGACAGGTAGCCCGATTAAACAGGCAAACAATAAATAAACAAGAATAAATGCGGCACCACCGTTTTCCCCGGTGATGTAGGGAAACTTCCAAATATTACCCAATCCAACGGCTGAGCCTAGGGTAGCGGCAATAACTCCCAGGGTGGTACCAAATCCTTCTCTGGCTCCCATGCTTGTTTGGGATAAGTTTGTTTGTGCCATCTCTGTCCTTCCTTTTTTAGATTTTTGGTCACTAATTAACCAGTTTGTAAATGAAAGCATTTTTAATTTTAATACAAATATCGATAATTCGCCAGCGTTTAGACAATTTTCAGACACAGTTACTCTTACCAATATTTTTCTGTATAAACAGCGTCACACTTTTGCTGCTGTATCGTCTTAGAAATTGACTACCTCAATCATAAAAGGAGACTGCTGAAAATGAAGAAGTTTTATGTAAAGCTACTCTTACCGATTATTGCCATCTCTTTAATTAGTGGCTGTAGTGCCAATAGTAAAGATGCCCAAAACACAGTGAATGAACAGCAAACAGTAAAATATATTGTCTCCGAGAATACTCACATATTAAAGACTGTGGAGAAAAATATAGTGGGAAATGAAACAAAGGAAAAAATTACTCTTTATGCTGAACAAAATCAAAATGGTATGCCGGTAGCCTGGTCTGTGGTAGTGGATGGTGTAGAAAAGCTGAGGTTGACTGCCCAGGAGGAGGGTCTCTATTCCTTTGCTGACCTTATGCTAGAGGATGTGGACGGCGATGACAAAAGTGAAGTGTTGGTTTATCGCCAGTCCAGTGGCAGCTCCGGTGCCATGGGACTAGCTATTTATAAACCACAGGAGGGGGATTGGCAGCCACTTTTTAATATAGAAAACCCCTTTGATTATGCCTATGGCGGTGCCGCGGAAATGGAGAATGCGGAAAGGTTTGAAGTAAAATACGCCGGTGATTATTATGTGGTTTTTAAGGATCATCAAACGGGATTAAACTCTACCATTCAGTTGGTCCAGGAGGAATACAAAAATGTGGCAGAAATGCTGCCAAACATCACCACCTGGATTGATCCCATTATTGATTACAGCCTGGTGGATTATGATGGTGATGGTGTCAAGGAAATTATCACCATCCAACGGGTAATTGGTATTGCCCATGTAGACACCCTGGCCCTCTTGAAAACCACTTATCAATTAAAAGAGGGACAATATCAGGCTACTTCCCTTACCCTTTACGACAAAAAAGAGAAACCTTTGGCAGAGGTGAAGCTATAGGTCCTTGGGTAAAGTTAATTCATCCCCATGCTCCTTGAGCCATTGGCGATGTAGCCGGTAATCCGGGCAAACGCTTTCCACCAACTGCCAATACTGCTTAGAATGATTCATTTCCCTCAGGTGCGCCAGCTCGTGTACCACCAGGTAATCAATAACCGTAAGCGGAGCCATCACCAGACGGTAATTAAAGTTTAGATTTCCTCCGCTGGAGCAACTGCCCCAGCGGGTTTTTTGATCCTTAATGAATACCTGGTTATACTGCACATTCAAGAGCTTACTATATTGCTGCAACCGCTGATTGATAACCCTGCGGGCCTGGCAGCGAAGCCAGCCCACTAAAATATCATGAATTTTTACTTGCTTCTGTTGAGGAAACATAACAATCATTTTATCTCCCACTAACTCCACCTGTGGCGAACCAGGTTGCAACACCTTAACCAGGCGATAACCCTTACCTAAAAAAAGGACAGTGGGAGTTTCCTCCGGGTTGTTTTTTGGTTTTTGCTCCAGCCTTTGAGAAAACCAGTTTAGCTTTTCTAATATCCAGTTCTGCTTAGTTTTTAACAGGGCTTCCAATTGGTCTTGGGGATACCTCATGGGCACCACCACCTCAAGCATTTCCGGGGAATTAATGGTCAAACGTACATTTTTGGCCCTTTGGCTTTCCCTAAGCAAATAAGAAATACTCTTGCCACCTAATTGAACCGAGTGCCGCTTGATAAATTCCTCTTTCATAAAAACATCAAACCCTTTAATTAATTGATTGACCCATATATTCTCCACCATTAGTGGAAAACCTTCCAAAAAATAGAAAAACTTGGTTGTTTCCGTAGGCAAACCAAGTTTTAGTAAATAACCTTGCAGGGTGATAAACAAAATGGGACTGTTGCACAAATAAC
This region of Desulforamulus ferrireducens genomic DNA includes:
- a CDS encoding M48 family metallopeptidase, which translates into the protein MKEEFIKRHSVQLGGKSISYLLRESQRAKNVRLTINSPEMLEVVVPMRYPQDQLEALLKTKQNWILEKLNWFSQRLEQKPKNNPEETPTVLFLGKGYRLVKVLQPGSPQVELVGDKMIVMFPQQKQVKIHDILVGWLRCQARRVINQRLQQYSKLLNVQYNQVFIKDQKTRWGSCSSGGNLNFNYRLVMAPLTVIDYLVVHELAHLREMNHSKQYWQLVESVCPDYRLHRQWLKEHGDELTLPKDL
- a CDS encoding sodium-dependent transporter; translated protein: MAQTNLSQTSMGAREGFGTTLGVIAATLGSAVGLGNIWKFPYITGENGGAAFILVYLLFACLIGLPVMISEFIMGRRSNAASVGAFKKLAPGTPWFLTGISGVLVAFLIMSYYTSVAGWVFAYIFKSMGGGLLTTDPKVSEQVFNSFITGTWSPLFWQWLVIIVTGAIILAGVKNGIERMTKTLLPILFLLLIICVIRAVTLPGASEGIAFLMKPDFSKITSATILAAMGLAFFKLSVGMGVMTTYGSYIGKNESLFGTAVKVMLADICVSLLAGLAIFPAVFAFGFSPAQGPKLLFMTIPMVFSSMPMGSFFLTIFFILASVAATGAMISLYNVPVAYLTEEVGCSRKVATVIIGLLMALVGSTATLSNNLLANFKVFGLTMFDFYGYITDNIMMPITGLIIALFVAWRMSKYEVADELSNGGSLNNGGFVRFYLVVVRFVAPVAIIVVLLNGLGFIKF